In Xiphophorus couchianus chromosome 24, X_couchianus-1.0, whole genome shotgun sequence, a single genomic region encodes these proteins:
- the LOC114141101 gene encoding macrophage mannose receptor 1-like, whose amino-acid sequence MEKVMMILAAFVLTSTSRPPEHKYVYVDELKNWTEAQRFCRQTYTDLATLESQQDVEALSDMATSVRKTSELAWIGLYDDVNSWRWSTSDSDFYQHEEMDFNNWQAGKPNNVWLGLFRDSWKWVEGKNFSFRFWNEGNNEPGNNGKEECAAAHFGRSGQWEDWPCDQHKAFVCYSELCGNASLPGRKYFFVGELKTWTEAQSHCREHYGNLAVMENMEDVGTLNNMAASLGFTSTAWIGLYDDVNSWRWSVSEYDLDQHQENKFTNWQPSEPNNDAGRESCIEMFANGSWNDITCSKLQGSICSEVRDSDVKFTFINVDMNWTQAQSYCRNHYTDLARVRNMTDIQKIQTLIPAGQNVWIGFHRPFWMWVDGSRFSFSYWRSSEPSGSGEHCASADLGNSGQWENWDCDGQRPFICYNVVCGNSTLPTREYIIVDELKTWTEAQRYCRENHKDLATITNMEDVRMLNDLATGRTSQAWIGLHEDVNSWRWSMSDQYQNQFRNWAAGQPNNKFGRESCGALSADGSWYDVSCSQTLHTVCFNVCGTNPTFYYSSTKRSWTEAQSFCREHYRDLAGVRHLSDNKVIQGLVQRAAWMGLYRDSWKWADGGNSSFRNWNRDEPNHNGKEGCAAANFGNAGKWEDWSCGEKKAFVCYAAVQSKHLVKLQLEFPSSLTEDDSAMMEELLIKLKQKLKDDGVKGDVKVSWRKRPDGKILHKPKKKKDEL is encoded by the exons CTGGCCTGGATCGGACTGTACGATGATGTGAACAGCTGGAGGTGGTCCACGTCAGACTCTGACTTCTACCAACATGAAGAGATGGACTTCAACAACTGGCAGGCTGGAAAACCGAACAACGTTTGGCTCGGTTTGTTCAGAGACTCCTGGAAGTGGGTGGAGGGCAAGAACTTCTCATTTAGGTTCTGGAACGAAGGAAACAATGAACCCGGTAACAACGGGAAAGAGGAATGTGCAGCGGCTCACTTTGGGAGATCTGGCCAATGGGAAGACTGGCCCTGTGACCAACACAAAGCCTTTGTTTGTTACAGCG AGCTGTGTGGAAACGCCTCACTTCCTGGAcgtaaatacttttttgttggtGAGCTGAAGACCTGGACTGAAGCTCAGAGTCACTGCAGAGAACATTACGGGAACCTGGCAGTGATGGAGAACATGGAGGATGTGGGAACTCTGAACAACATGGCAGCATCTCTGGGATTCACATCT ACAGCCTGGATCGGGTTGTACGATGACGTGAACAGCTGGAGGTGGTCCGTTTCTGAATATGACTTGGACCAACATCAGGAGAACAAATTCACAAACTGGCAGCCTAGTGAACCAAACAACGATGCAGGAAGAGAAAGTTGCatagaaatgtttgcaaatgGGTCCTGGAATGATATAACTTGTTCTAAATTGCAAGGTTCAATCtgctcagaggtcagag ACTCAGATGTTAAGTTTACCTTCATTAACGTCGACATGAACTGGACTCAGGCTCAGAGCTACTGCAGAAACCATTACACAGACCTGGCCAGAGTCAGAAACATGACAGACATCCAGAAGATCCAGACGCTGATACCAGCAGGACAAAATGTTTGGATTGGTTTCCACAGACCTTTCTGGATGTGGGTGGATGGAAGCAGGTTCTCGTTTAGCTACTGGAGATCCAGTGAACCTAGTGGATCTGGTGAGCACTGTGCTTCAGCAGACCTGGGAAACTCTGGACAGTGGGAGAACTGGGACTGTGATGGACAGAGGCCATTCATTTGCTACAATG TGGTTTGTGGGAACTCAACACTTCCTACACGTGAATATATAATCGTTGATGAGCTGAAGACTTGGACAGAAGCTCAGAGATACTGcagagaaaatcacaaagaCCTGGCAACCATCACCAACATGGAGGATGTGAGGATGCTGAACGACCTGGCAACAGGAAGAACCAGT CAGGCCTGGATCGGACTGCATGAAGACGTGAACAGCTGGAGGTGGTCCATGTCAGACCAGTATCAGAACCAGTTCAGGAACTGGGCAGCTGGACAACCCAACAATAAGTTTGGCAGAGAGAGCTGTGGTGCATTAAGTGCAGATGGATCCTGGTACGATGTGTCCTGCTCTCAAACCTTACACACGGTTTGCTTCAATGTCTGCG GAACAAATCCTACGTTTTACTACAGCAGTACCAAACGGAGCTGGACTGAAGCTCAGAGCTTCTGCAGAGAACATTACAGAGACCTGGCCGGCGTGAGACACCTGTCTGACAACAAGGTGATCCAGGGTTTGGTCCAGAGAGCGGCCTGGATGGGTCTGTACCGAGACTCCTGGAAGTGGGCGGATGGAGGGAACTCCTCCTTCAGGAACTGGAACCGAGACGAACCCAATCACAACGGGAAGGAGGGATGCGCTGCTGCTAACTTTGGGAACGCTGGGAAATGGGAGGACTGGAGCTGCGGCGAGAAGAAAGCCTTCGTTTGTTACGCTG CGGTCCAGTCAAAGCATCTGGTGAAACTGCAGCTGGAGTTTCCATCGTCTCTGACGGAGGATGACTCCGCCATGATGGAGGAACTCCTGATCAAG CTGAAACAGAAGCTGAAGGACGACGGAGTGAAAGGAGACGTGAAAGTGAGCTGGAGGAAACGACCAGACGGAAAAATCCTCCAcaaaccaaagaagaagaaagatgaaCTTTAA
- the LOC114141111 gene encoding L-selectin-like — MENFILFFAAASAVCAVSSLPARKYHFVYDPKSWSDARTFCRQRYTDLATIDNMADVDVLNNMADLKQMVYSQFSYRAWIGLYNNAGQWKWADGSKFLFTHWKSGKPDKSTDTSVCAVAYFQESGSWEDEYCDIKRAFICYEAPVKLKVLEVKLVRTSSLDLEEPAVLADLLKQQEVKLQQQAGSPQVKVHFRRKEDGKIFHKLDDV, encoded by the exons ATGGAGAACTTTATCCTGTTCTTCGCTGCTGCATCAG CAGTGTGCGCCGTCTCTTCACTTCCTGCACGAAAATACCACTTTGTTTACGACCCAAAGAGCTGGTCCGACGCTCGGACGTTCTGCAGACAGCGCTACACAGACCTGGCAACCATCGACAACATGGCCGACGTCGACGTCCTCAACAACATGGCCGACTTAAAGCAGATGGTCTACTCCCAGTTCAGCTAC AGAGCCTGGATCGGACTCTACAACAACGCCGGCCAGTGGAAGTGGGCGGACGGAAGCAAGTTCCTGTTCACACACTGGAAATCTGGAAAACCCGACAAAAGCACCGACACCAGCGTCTGTGCAGTGGCGTATTTCCAAGAGTCAGGAAGCTGGGAGGACGAGTACTGCGACATTAAGAGAGCGTTTATTTGTTACGAAG CTCCAGTAAAACTGAAGGTTCTGGAAGTGAAGCTGGTCAGAACCTCCAGTCTGGACCTGGAAGAGCCTGCAGTGCTGGCAGACCTGCTGAAGCAG CAGGaggtgaagctgcagcagcaggcagGAAGCCCACAGGTCAAAGTTCACTTTAGGAGGAAGGAGGACGGGAAGATTTTCCACAAACTAGACGACGTTTAG